From Triticum aestivum cultivar Chinese Spring chromosome 7B, IWGSC CS RefSeq v2.1, whole genome shotgun sequence:
GGGCTCGTTTGGTAGAAGTGGGCCAGGGGGGTCAGCGGATTTTCCTCGCGTGGCCCAGAACCCTCGCAAATCCCCGCTAGCCCATTTGGTACGCAGGGTTTTCACGGCCCAATCCCTCCAAACCCCTCCTTTCCTTGCAACTCTCAACCCTCAAGGGGGGGGGGGACTCGGGGATTTGGAGGAGACAACGCTGCCGCCACCTGACTCCTCCTCAACACGCCACCAACCAATGCCTCGACACCGGCATACCTCCTCTGCCATACTGGCCTTCTCCCTGGTGGCAGGCCCTCGCCTCGCCTCCCCTCCTTTCCCCTTGTCGTCTAGGTTTCTTCCATTTGCCCGACCATTGTTGCTGCCTCATCCTCCCCGGCGAGCCCGCCAAGCACGCTGTCTCCAAGGGTACCAAGGCTGACACCATGTTCACATCCTCGTAGATGCATGTCTAGCAACTGTAGTTGGGTGCTGTTTATCAAGAATTAGTGTTGCTCTATGGAAATTGGTGGAATATTGTTTAGTTTGTAGTTGGATTGGTGATGTTGCCGCCTCATGTGACTGATCGATCTAAAACAACAATGATCGCGTGCATCTTTTGGCAAAACTTGGTTCTGTACTAGTTGTTCTGAGTGAGCTCTTTCATGTGAAGGTAGTTGATGTTATGTTGTCACCATATGATTTTGTTGTTGTAGACTTCAAGAAACATTCGTCAATTTGGCTGAAGAAACCAGTTTGGTTGTTTCATTCATTGGTCATTTCTTGAAATTCAGCTGCATCGAAGGGAGCTCAACCGAGGTGTTGTATACTGTTGCTCTTGCTATTTGGCACATGCTTCAGTTGTAGGTTGCTACAAAGACAAGTACCTAGTGCATCCGTGCAATGATCTTTGCGTCAGGTGCAGAACTTGCTGCATTGTTAAATGGTTTTGTTTAATTGCATGTTGTCGCTGAGCGTTCCCGTTGTGATGATAATTGACGTGGTTGCCAATGCTTCTTTGGCTCGTTCATGTTAATTGAATTTGTGCAGCTTTTGGCAAACTAGGATTTCAAATCAATGATATATTTCTACTACCGTGTTTATAGACTTCTGCCTTGATTTAGTAGAAACTATGTGGTTGTCATGATCTTTGTCTAATGTGTTTGCATTTACAGTAATGTAAATGTATGTTTCCAGATTCATAATCTGTCGACAGTAGGTAGGGTTGCGTGGCGATGCGAGGTAGTTTCTTATTCTGGTGGTAGTTAGAGTTGCTTATTCAGTACTAGCAACTCATATCAATCAATTGGTTAGGCTGAAGCAGATTGGTGTTATGGTGTTACTCTTAAATGTGTGCTAATCGCAATTGCTTGGTGGGAATGCTCTCTAGCTTGTGAATGTGTAGAAATCAATGATGTCTTGATTAACTTTTTGTGGAGCCAGTTCACAAAATTAAGTTATAGAGGTGTTGTTCATTTCTTATCGCCAGTTGTTTCCTCAACAACAACGAAGATCTGGACTACTTGCCTGCCTCCCTCCCTATTTATCGACTACAAGTTACAAGTCTGATTTTTGTGCACTTTTGGTGAAGCAAAGAGTCCTCTGGTTGTAGTTTCTTGGCGGTATCACGTAGATTGGTTCTTATTTATGGCATCATTTTTTATCTAGCTAACTAGCTAACTTGGTCCATTTCCATTGAACTGAATCTATGTAATGGACCTTGCTAACTTGTTCTCCCTGCATGGACCTTGCAGCCTCTtccacgctccaccaccaccaaccTCCTTAACCCCGACCAAATAGCTAGCCTTTTTCCCGGTAAGATGTAACTTTCGGTTAATTCTCCGCGAGTGTTGGTGGAACAATGCAAGAGGGATGTTTGTTTCTATAGTACATATGAATGATTGTGTGTCATCTTACATGCTGCTGGTACGTTCTTATCTTAACAGAGACCCGCTACTTGGATCCTTGTTGGGGTGGACGAGTTGCCTCCATATTGGGATCTAGTTGTCACGCCTAACTTCGGTAATGTACACAAGCTTTTTGGCCTCTTTACCTTGTTTCTTAAGTCTTAAACCGAAGTATTGTATCCTACTTGATAGATCTTGTTATTCTGGATTTTGGTTATATGTTTATTGAATTGGTGTATAAAGAAATCTGCTAATGTAGAATAATTAGGATTCAACAAGAGTAAACCTGTTACTTCCCTTGCCAATGAATTGACCTCATGAAATGAATGTAGTTTGTAAATCTAGAAAATAATAAACACAAGGCACATCAAAAGGTCATATTGCTACCATCTGGAAACTGGCAATGGCTTCATTTATTATACAACTACAAAAATGTTGAATCTTGTTTTCTGAGATGCATATATTCACTATGCCTGCTCGAGTAGTTATTTTTGTTCTCAGCCGGACACATATATTCACCATACCTATCATCTCTCTTTGGTTCAAAAGCAAGCAAATTCATGGAACTTCTACTGTTAACAGTAGCAACATTACATTGTTTTCTTCAGTATCATCAGCCTTTTCTGGTCTCACTGAATCAGGTTGAGAAGTGGAGCAAGCAAAGGGATAATGGGACGTTTGCAGGGTCCCTCTAACTCATCTATTTGAGAGTCTCCTCGGTTGCTTTTGTGTCAGCGCCACTGCTGTCTTGTGGTTGGAATTTTATGCTTCTGTCACGTACTCTCTTCCAACAATTGCTGCAGAGAATCAAGTAATGCTTTTCTCAATGTTGCACAAATATTTCAGCATACTTAAACGTACGCATGTCTTTCCTGGGACCCGCGAATGCCAAATACCTATGAGATCCTGTTCTAAGTCATGCTAGTGTGAGAGGTTATGTTGATGTTACGTGACTGCACAATTATGTGATGATATATTCGATTCCAAGTCAAGCAAATTATGTAGTTGATGTGTAAAACTGTTGCAAGATTAGATTTTTAACTGTTTTACACCATTTTAATTCAATATGACAATTCCTTACTACCAATCAATGTTCTGTACGGAGGGGATGTGTGACACAATGTTCTGTAAGAGGGGATGTGTGGCTGGAGGGAGATTTGTGGTTTTCAAAGGGATTGGATGAAAGAGGGGGAGTCACAATCCCCTCCTCCCAAAACCTTCACAATCCCCTCTTGTCAAACAAAGGCCTAACTGAGAAGTGAGAGGCGCGGGAAATGAATCCGAGCCCGCGAAGCAAAAACGTTCGCTCGTCAATTTCCCCAGGCAATCGTGGGACCCATACTCCCGCTAAACCTGTCACAGCCCTCGCCCTGCCTCCTCGAGCTTTGGGCGTCATCTCCCCCCGCCTCAGCCGCCTGTGCCCCGCTTCCGCCCTCCCAAATCCCAGCCCAAATCCTCCCCGAAAAGAGCCGGAGTCGGCCGGCCTACCGTCGTCTCGGCACGCCGATGGGGATCCCCAACCTGCTCCGCTTCATGAAGCCGTTCATCGAGCCCGTGCACATCAAGAAGTACGCCGGCCAGCGGGTAAGCAGATCCCCCCAAAATCCCGCAGGTTCTGTTGCATCTTTGGTCTTCCGCGAATTCGTTCATTCgttctcctcctccgccgccttcgCAGGTCGGCATCGATGCCTACTCTTGGCTCCACAAGGGGGCCTACTCGTGCAGCATGGAGCTGTGCATGAGCCCCAAGAGCGCCGGCGCCAGGCGCTACATCAGCTACTTCATGCACCATGTCAACCTCCTGCGGCACCACAAGGTCGTGCCCGTCGTCGTCTTTGACGGGGGCAGCATGCCTTGCAAGTCGGCCACGGATGAAGACCGGCACAAGTACGCCCATTCGATTCGTCAATACTACTGTATTTGGTTAAGAAATGCAGTTCCTTTTCCGCCCTTCCTTATGCGCAGTTTCATCTATCGCCTTGTAACTTGGTGCGATGGTTTGAGATTAAATGATttgttactactccctctgtaccgaaatacCTGTAGTTGGGGGAACTTGTACTAGTCTCCCCCAACTACAAGTATTtcagtacggagggagtagtatgttaGGCAACTCACATTGGAAGTATGCATGTATACAGAGGATTCGGTCCTAGTCAGCATTGGGAGTCTCTTTTGGTAGCTGGCTTTCAGTCTTAATATTTGGACAGTACAATCTGCCATCCACGATTGTCATTTATGTTCCTTGAAGATTGTTTTTGTTGTCCAGAAAATAAATACAATATTGCCTTGATGCACAAATTTCTATGATGGATTTAAATGCAATGAAAATAAGGTTAACGTCCTGTTTCTGATACATACAATTTTCTAAGTCACCTGGTTACTAAAATTCAGGAAGAGGGAACTCAGTTTGGTGTTGGGGAAAGAAAAGCTTGAGCAAGGAAATACAGCTGCTGCAATCGACCTTTTCAGGGTAAGCATCTAATTATCCTTGCAGTATTTACCAGACCAAGAAAATTTTGAATACTTGATATATTCAGGCATTCAATGCATATGTTAGAAACAAACGTTTAAGAAAATGCAATGGTGTGGAAATACTTTTGTTGGAATCTAATAATATTAAGTGAGAAACATAATATCTTTATGTGTATTCCTTGTCCAAGATTTAAAATGTGATTTGATGTCAGCCAAATTATTGAACTTCTAATGACTTAGAATTCTGAGTCACAAATTTACTAATATAATTTCCAGGTAAAGTTAAAATAtgtgtacatatatatatatgtgctcaATATATTTTGAAATTAACTGCAAGCTGTCGGCTGTCAAGCAATGAGAGTTtcaggggtggggtggggggtcaGTAACTTGTTACTGTGGAAAATTATTAAATCAATAAAACACTCTTTACAACAAAAGGACAAACACAAAATGCACAACTACTATTAACAATTTAACATGCACTTGAACTTTGatgtttccttttttttcctttttccaatGCATTTTCTATTACTAGCTGTGTCATTCTGGTCCGCAAGAGAAAAAACAAGATTTTCCATTCATCACGTTGACCTAATTAGATTGAAGTACAAATGTGGAATTATGCTTGTCCGTTAACTCATATGTTCAGGTTTGTTAGGAGATCCTTACAAATTTACAAATGGACGCTTCAGTTATTATCTTAAAATTCACCATTCCAGCTTATGGCCTCATCATTCTCTAAGTATCCTCCTTTCAACCCGGACCGTTCGCACTGTGTTTAACATTATAAAATATCAGCACAAAGTTCCTTTGAGCAGCCGATGACTTGTTTTTCTACCGCTTTAAAGGAAATATGGTTTGATGTTTCTAAATTTCGGTGCAGTTTTGATTATGTTTGTTAAAGCATCCTAATCTCATTCATCTGCAGAAAGCTGTGCAAATTACTCCATCGATGGCTTATCAACTGATTCAGGTGCTTCTTTGAAAGCTCTTCCATGTAACAATTCCTTGCCTTATGTAGCAAAATCTAATCTTTGTAAACCCAGATTTTAAAGACAGAAAAGGTTGAGTTCGTGGTTGCTCCATACGAAGCAGATGCACAGTTGGCATATCTAGCTACTCTAGATGCTGATCAAGGGGGCATAGCTGCTGTTATAACAGAAGACAGTGACTTAATAGCATATGGTTGCACTGCTGTGAGATATTCACTTTGGTCTTCATTTTTTGTTCTTGATTCCTTTATTTTATCTAATGCATTTTAAGTTGTAGATTATATTTAAGATGGATCGCTTCGGAAATGGTGAAGAATTCATAATGGAGAAAACCTTGGAGACTGTAAAAGATGGTCTTTGCTTCCAGGATTTTGATCAAAACCTTTTTACTGGTAAACACCATTTCTGCATCTTGAAGACTTGAACTAGAGCACTATGGCGTGACTGATTGGTTCACCTGTTAAAGAAGCATTTATTTTTCTTGCTTCTGTTCATAGCATGCAGTTGTTAGTTTAATTTGCTCTGTAGGATAGGGGTATGCTGTCATCTTAGATCAATCCAGCTCTTGTGCAATTAGGCCTTCCTTTTTGCGATATCTTCTCAGTTCTCACCCTGTATGCAGTGCACCCCCAACTTTTTGTTTTCTATTGACGTTTTCAACTTTTATCTGGACAGGCATGTGTATCCTTGCAGGATGTGACTTTCTTCCCTCGGTGCCTGGCATTGGTACTAAAAGGGCATATTCTCTCATCTCAAAACATAAAAATATTGACCTTGTAAGAAACTAAGAATAACTACTTTACTGATTCCCTGCTATTTGTAAATCTCAAAGCATATTCTCAACATTGTTTAATCTGCAGTGATTAATGTTGTGTCATCCAGATATTTCAAAAAATCATTcattctcatgaagaaacatgccCCCTAGCATCTCTAATATAATTATTGGCAGGTGCTATCAACCTTGAAGCTTGACAAGCGGTATTCTGTGCCGGATGATTACATTGATTCCTTCTGGAAAACTCTGGCAGTATTCAATCATGCTAGAGTGTAAGATTGTGTTTGTGTTAGTTATGTGTATCTTGTActccgtatgtatttcacaaagaCATTGTGCTGTACAAAATCTGATAAGTCACTTTCCTTCAAATGTCCCAGATATGACGTCAAAAGCAAGTCACTGAAACATTTAAAACCTTTGGAGGAACGATATCTTAACTACTTGGCGGGAGACCTGGATATTCTTGGACCGTATCCTTAAAGAGTTCTCTTTTATTCATGAGCTGCAGTGTGTGACATCTGTATGCGGTAATTTAATGGACGACTGCTTTTCAGACAATAACAGCACCAATATGGAACACGATTTTGATACTCAATTTTTGATACATCCATTTGCTGGTACCTTAAACAGCCGAGGAAGGAAAAATATTCATAGCTTCTTAGACAGGATCACAGGTCACAAGTTACCACTGAAGTGAATGCACAATTTCACAAGATATCCATTTGCTGGTAATAGGCAACCTGATATTAACACAGTTTTAATATTGTTTCATAGaactattttatatttccttatcttaTCAGTGCCCATTCCTTGATCTTCTAAAGAGCGCTAGCCCCATCAATGGCAAAAGCGATAGCAGAGGGGCGCTTGAATCCTGTTACAATGGAGACCTTTGACGAATTCTCCAGAACCATTAGCCCCATCGAGCTTATTGATACCTCTGCTCTCAATGTTGCTAATCAGCATGGTTCTCAGGAAATTTTGACACAAGAGAGCTCTATTACAATCTGTTCATCTGAGGAAAGCAGAGATGACAGCATAGGCAAGTGTTGTCTTTTACTGTCTAAAAAGTATATGAAGTTAAACCATCGTTAAACTATGCATTATTTACCTTGTTACCAAGGGTTTTATAAGACTTCTTTCTTTTTAATTAAAAGAGTGGCATTTGTACCCTTTGCTCTTTACTGTGATGAAACACCTTTATTCCAGGACTTCTCATAACCATTTCTCGTTTTCTTGAACAGCATTTGCTGCTGATGAGATTACTAGTGGTGAACAGAGGTGCAACAAAGGAGTCCTTGCCCTTGGCAAGTTTCTACCACAGAAGCATTCCTCTCCGGCAGTGGAATGCAAAGAAGTGAAGCCTAAGAACACCCCTGACAACAACCCATTCAAGAAGAGGAAATTACCCACTGACCAAGGTAAAGTACCAGATCAAAACGAGTTGCTAATCGATCTGGATGAAGAAGCAGTTGTATTGTGCTCATCATTGTCACGAGAGAGTGTTGGTCCAGCAGAATCTCTTGATAGAAATGGAGTGTCAGCTGGATTGTGTTGGCCATTGACACAAGAAAGTGTGGCGTCTATTCCGAATGAGAGATCATCTAAGAGGCAAAGTCAGCAGGAAGCTTTCAGGAATAAAACCAACAAAAATAAAGATGAAAGGAGTGGACTTTTGAAATTTTTCATGCGTTTGTAATTCTGTCATGTTTTCCATTTCATTTTGTTTTCAGTTTTCCAATTCCATTCGTTAAGAAATTAATCAATACATTGCAGTATGGAAAAGTTATTTCATATCTATGTATGAGTTTTTCTCAAAATGGAATCAGATATGATTTTATTTCAAATAGAAATTCATTGCATACAGTTCTGATCTACCTGCAACAAGCCATAGGTAGTCTTTTTTTTTTTGACGTAGACACATATACATTCACCTCTATAAACACACACACATCTTCCcataccatgcaaaaaaaaaacacaTCTTTCCATGAACATTTTTAAGATACTAACCGACATAACATtttaagattgacgaagtcaccataTACGTCTTTGTAGTCCATGGAAATGTTTCCTCCTATGAATGAATATTGCTGGAATGactaaaataaatctagaaaaatacGAACGCCAATGCTAAAATTTGGAACTTGAATTCGGGCTGGTTCCACGATAACAAACCTAACCAACTGAGTTTGCAGGTCATGTAAAAAAAAAAACTGAGTTTGCAGGTAGTCGGTATCCGAAACTCGCGTTCCTCCCGAACCACATGAAAGAAACTGACCTCACTGCTCGTTGCCGCGGTGCCGCCGCGTTCACCGCACGCACTCATTCGGCCGTCCCGCTCGCGCACCGACACCGGGTTCCCTTGGGAACGGCGGCGACGAGGAGGTCCGGCCCTTGGCGCGACCGGCggccctcccccaccccccacgcGACGGCATCGTACGGGGATGACTGGTGAGTATTCCTCAGAGCCCAATGAGAATGAGGGGCCCAACTTGCATAGTTAATAGTAAAATTTTAGACATATCTGAATGTTTATGGCTGTGTTGAAAGCATGGAATGATTTTCTCCCAATCTCTTTTGTTCTTTGCTGCATCTGCTGCAGAATGGTGCATAAATGATAAATCATGTTTTCTTCTCACACTTCTATGAATTATAGGCATCATAATCTGCGGCATTCCCCATCTCCCTACCTTGCAAATGGGCCCAAAAGTTTCTACCCTAGTCTTCCCCCTTTGTACCTTTAGTAATCTGCGGTTTTCAACCTCACTGTTTTACTGCACCATTTCTTTTATACTAGTTCACTTTCACTCTGCTGCTTTCGGTGGCTAAACCTTTTGTTATTTTTTATGGCAATGCTGAATTTGGCTCATTGTGACTTACAGGCAACAGGCTAATGTCTTCTTCAGGGCATTGGTAATTTTTGAATCCTTCAGGAAGTTAGACAATTCCTTCGAAATACAGGCTGGAAAACCTGAGCTCTGCCAATGCAATTTTAATATTCAGTTGTGCTTCTGCACTGCTGCACATAAGCATATGACGCTCCTTTTCTTCTCTGTTGGGTTGATGTGGACTGGGAATCCATGCAGGTTTGGAATGTTCTGGGAGTTTTGTTCTGGTCAATCTAATCAAAATATTGCTTTCTGGGTGGATGCTCCAAT
This genomic window contains:
- the LOC123156989 gene encoding exonuclease 1, translating into MGIPNLLRFMKPFIEPVHIKKYAGQRVGIDAYSWLHKGAYSCSMELCMSPKSAGARRYISYFMHHVNLLRHHKVVPVVVFDGGSMPCKSATDEDRHKKRELSLVLGKEKLEQGNTAAAIDLFRKAVQITPSMAYQLIQILKTEKVEFVVAPYEADAQLAYLATLDADQGGIAAVITEDSDLIAYGCTAIIFKMDRFGNGEEFIMEKTLETVKDGLCFQDFDQNLFTGMCILAGCDFLPSVPGIGTKRAYSLISKHKNIDLVLSTLKLDKRYSVPDDYIDSFWKTLAVFNHARVYDVKSKSLKHLKPLEERYLNYLAGDLDILGPALAPSMAKAIAEGRLNPVTMETFDEFSRTISPIELIDTSALNVANQHGSQEILTQESSITICSSEESRDDSIAFAADEITSGEQRCNKGVLALGKFLPQKHSSPAVECKEVKPKNTPDNNPFKKRKLPTDQGKVPDQNELLIDLDEEAVVLCSSLSRESVGPAESLDRNGVSAGLCWPLTQESVASIPNERSSKRQSQQEAFRNKTNKNKDERSGLLKFFMRL